A part of Podarcis muralis chromosome 13, rPodMur119.hap1.1, whole genome shotgun sequence genomic DNA contains:
- the LOC114583188 gene encoding serine protease 27-like, protein MCCLGIQELIIFSILIGIREAEPSPACGQLVPSARIVGGEEAEVGAWPWQASLQMFDSHQCGGTLIASRWVLTAAHCFSSITDPSLFVVILGAHNLSYPGPEAVSVLVKQIIIHSDFLGYRDGNDIALMELEGPVNFTHRIQPACIPGPSISFLPRLGCWVAGWGNIQSGVPLPEPELLQEVLLPLMDTATCEALYSDYKDEKTTSTSVIKDDMMCAGYMEGKRDACQGDSGGPLICPWGGAWLVAGVVSWGDICGAPKRPGVYTRVSAHSSWILRHAPEVTANFINGASSRGCAQFLVLIVLHCLH, encoded by the exons ATGTGTTGTCTTGGGATACAGGAGCTCATCATCTTCTCCATTCTGATTG GTATTAGAGAAGCTGAGCCATCACCAG CCTGTGGCCAACTGGTCCCCTCTGCCCGCATTGTAGGTGGTGAGGAGGCTGAAGTGGGTGCATGGCCATGGCAGGCCAGCTTGCAGATGTTCGACTCACACCAATGTGGGGGAACCCTCATCGCCTCACGCTGGGTACTCACAGCTGCACATTGCTTTAGCAG TATTACAGATCCTTCCTTGTTTGTCGTCATATTGGGAGCCCACAATCTCTCATACCCTGGACCTGAAGCTGTGTCAGTTCTTGTGAAGCAAATCATCATCCACTCTGACTTCTTGGGATACAGGGATGGCAACGATATTGCGCTTATGGAACTGGAAGGCCCTGTCAACTTCACCCACCGCATCCAGCCTGCCTGCATCCCAGGACCTTCCATCTCCTTCCTTCCCAGGTTGGGGTGTTGGGTCGCAGGCTGGGGAAACATCCAATCGGGAG tcccGCTACCTGAGCCAGAGCTCCtacaggaagtgctgcttccgcTGATGGATACAGCTACCTGTGAGGCACTTTACAGTGACTATAAAGATGAAAAAACTACAAGTACTAGTGTAATCAAGGATGACATGATGTGTGCAGGATACATGGAAGGGAAAAGGGATGCCTGCCAG GGGGACTCAGGAGGACCATTGATTTGCCCGTGGGGTGGGGCTTGGCTTGTGGCTGGTGTGGTGAGCTGGGGGGATATTTGTGGTGCCCCTAAGCGTCCTGGTGTCTATACCCGGGTCAGCGCCCACAGCAGTTGGATATTGAGACATGCCCCAGAAGTGACTGCCAATTTCATCAATGGTGCCTCAAGCAGGGGTTGTGCCCAGTTTCTGGTACTAATAGTGCTACACTGCCTTCATTAA